The following are encoded in a window of Ruminiclostridium herbifermentans genomic DNA:
- the hemC gene encoding hydroxymethylbilane synthase, whose amino-acid sequence MKKIKVGSRDSKLAIIQSNMVIDAINKYDPSIQVELITMKTTGDKILDKSLDKIGGKGLFVKELDEALYSGEVDITVHSYKDMPIEENPRLPVIALSKREDARDVLILPKTHQAKAFQDILKSDTKALPIGSSSLRRKLQLKELYPNCETAPIRGNVQTRLNKLEKGEFSAIVLAAAGIKRLGLERYINRYFTIDEIIPAASQGIIAVQGRAGENFDYLKLFDSEDSHFISLAERSFVKALNGGCSAPIGAYAELDKDEIILKGLFYNEAADEIIKESIRGNKQNAIELGIELARKIGVRSK is encoded by the coding sequence ATGAAAAAAATAAAGGTTGGAAGTCGTGACAGCAAGCTTGCGATAATCCAATCCAATATGGTTATAGACGCTATCAACAAGTATGATCCATCAATTCAAGTTGAACTTATAACAATGAAAACAACTGGTGACAAGATTCTAGATAAATCACTTGATAAAATAGGCGGGAAAGGGCTGTTTGTTAAAGAGTTGGACGAAGCCTTATATAGTGGTGAAGTAGATATTACTGTTCATAGCTATAAAGACATGCCTATAGAGGAAAATCCACGATTGCCTGTTATTGCTCTTTCAAAACGAGAGGATGCCAGAGATGTGTTGATTTTGCCCAAAACTCATCAAGCAAAAGCATTTCAAGATATATTGAAATCAGATACAAAAGCACTTCCAATTGGAAGTTCCAGTCTTAGACGAAAGCTTCAACTAAAAGAATTATATCCTAACTGTGAAACTGCACCAATAAGAGGGAATGTTCAAACACGACTTAATAAGTTGGAAAAAGGTGAGTTTTCTGCAATAGTACTTGCTGCCGCAGGAATAAAAAGATTGGGGCTAGAAAGATACATAAATAGATATTTTACAATAGATGAAATAATTCCTGCAGCCAGTCAAGGGATTATTGCTGTACAGGGAAGAGCAGGTGAAAACTTTGATTATCTAAAGCTTTTTGATAGCGAGGATTCTCATTTTATATCACTTGCAGAGCGCTCATTTGTTAAGGCATTGAATGGTGGCTGCAGTGCTCCTATTGGTGCATATGCAGAACTAGATAAAGATGAAATTATTTTGAAGGGGCTGTTCTATAATGAGGCAGCTGATGAAATAATAAAAGAGAGTATTAGAGGAAACAAGCAAAATGCAATAGAACTAGGAATAGAACTGGCGAGAAAAATAGGGGTAAGAAGTAAATGA
- a CDS encoding ABC transporter permease: MIKKIMRSLWLGIVLLFIYLPILILAGYSFLDTPTIGASGSFTLQNYVKLFTTPELLDMISGTLSLAFQCAVISTILGTLGAIGAFYSKKGMRNFIVTANQIPIVNADVVTGFSLCILLIVVLGMDKDTFIPLIAGHVVLTSPFVYLSVVPKLKQMDYSLYEAALDLGASARQALFRIVMPQIIPGIISGFLLSVTLSMDDYFITSYTKPATFNTISTYVVNATRGSNTEVKTALWALSTLIFAIILLVVLISNITANRKAGEKNDTNEI; the protein is encoded by the coding sequence ATGATTAAGAAGATAATGAGATCTTTGTGGCTTGGAATTGTGTTACTTTTTATATATTTGCCCATATTGATTTTGGCTGGGTACAGTTTTTTGGACACTCCTACAATAGGTGCTTCCGGAAGCTTTACTCTTCAAAACTATGTAAAGCTTTTTACAACACCTGAGCTTTTGGACATGATTTCCGGAACTCTTTCACTGGCATTTCAATGTGCAGTTATTTCTACTATTTTAGGAACACTTGGAGCTATTGGTGCATTCTATTCCAAAAAAGGCATGCGTAACTTTATAGTTACTGCTAACCAGATTCCAATAGTCAATGCAGATGTTGTAACTGGGTTTTCATTATGTATATTGCTAATTGTAGTTTTAGGTATGGATAAGGACACCTTTATACCACTTATAGCAGGCCATGTAGTTTTGACATCCCCTTTTGTGTATCTTTCGGTTGTACCAAAGCTAAAGCAGATGGACTACAGTCTTTACGAAGCAGCACTTGACTTAGGTGCAAGTGCGAGACAGGCGTTATTTAGAATTGTAATGCCTCAAATTATTCCAGGAATTATCTCAGGATTTTTATTGTCAGTAACACTTTCCATGGATGATTACTTTATTACTTCATATACAAAACCTGCAACATTTAATACTATCAGTACCTATGTTGTCAATGCTACAAGAGGTTCTAATACAGAAGTGAAAACAGCGCTTTGGGCACTATCAACCTTAATCTTTGCTATCATTCTGCTTGTAGTGCTGATTAGCAATATTACTGCCAACAGAAAGGCTGGTGAGAAGAATGATACAAATGAAATTTAA
- the cobA gene encoding uroporphyrinogen-III C-methyltransferase: MKKGFVALIGAGPGDKGLLTVKAAEMLAKAEVVVYDRLVSDDILKLIPPNAQKINVGKENKHHPVKQEEINEILLQKALEGYFVIRLKGGDPFVFGRGGEELELLIENNVQYEVVPGITSAIAAPCYAGIPATHRDYCSSFHIITGHAKAGGELAIPFRALAELKGTLVFLMGISSLQYIMDGLMEAGFNKNTPAAIVENGTRQNQRKLIATVGTLEQQAKDKQIKSPAVIVVGEVCKLSNSFDWFMNKPLFGKKVLVTRPKAALGTIAQKLYEQGAETIEYPCIEVISIQNNESFYNACKHLNEYGWILFTSKNGVDIFFDYLKSKRLDARAIANVKIAAVGRQTEKALEERGIFCDFTPEIFDGEHLAKGIAKLLKKNEKVLICDGLKASDDIVNVFNENNIEFDRVHLYDTLYTSENNEMVKELIYKGELKYVTFTSASTVEGFVKSMGDIDTHSLTAICIGNQTAKAAKRYNINYVVSDEATIESMIDKLVEVSKG; encoded by the coding sequence ATGAAAAAAGGCTTTGTAGCTTTAATAGGTGCAGGACCAGGGGACAAAGGACTTTTGACGGTTAAGGCAGCAGAGATGTTGGCTAAAGCAGAGGTTGTTGTGTATGACAGATTGGTTTCAGATGATATTCTAAAGTTAATCCCACCAAATGCACAGAAAATTAACGTTGGAAAAGAGAATAAGCACCATCCTGTAAAGCAGGAGGAAATAAATGAGATACTTCTCCAAAAGGCATTGGAAGGTTATTTTGTCATACGTTTAAAAGGTGGTGACCCATTTGTATTTGGCAGAGGAGGAGAGGAACTGGAACTACTGATAGAAAACAATGTACAATATGAAGTAGTACCCGGAATCACCTCGGCTATTGCTGCACCTTGTTATGCTGGTATACCTGCTACACACAGGGATTACTGCTCCTCGTTTCATATTATTACTGGACATGCGAAGGCAGGTGGAGAACTAGCAATACCGTTTAGGGCTTTAGCTGAACTTAAGGGAACGCTAGTATTTCTCATGGGTATTTCATCACTTCAATATATAATGGATGGACTGATGGAAGCTGGATTTAATAAGAATACTCCTGCAGCAATAGTAGAAAATGGGACAAGGCAAAATCAGCGAAAACTGATAGCTACTGTTGGAACCTTGGAACAACAGGCAAAGGATAAGCAAATAAAATCCCCTGCAGTTATTGTGGTTGGGGAGGTTTGCAAACTATCAAACAGCTTTGACTGGTTTATGAATAAGCCTCTATTTGGTAAAAAGGTACTGGTTACAAGACCAAAGGCAGCTTTGGGAACAATTGCTCAAAAGCTTTATGAACAAGGGGCGGAGACTATTGAGTATCCATGTATTGAAGTGATTTCTATACAAAATAATGAAAGTTTTTATAATGCATGTAAGCATTTGAATGAATATGGATGGATATTATTCACCAGTAAAAACGGAGTTGATATATTTTTTGATTATTTAAAGAGCAAAAGGCTTGATGCAAGAGCCATTGCTAATGTGAAAATAGCAGCAGTAGGAAGGCAGACAGAAAAAGCCTTGGAGGAAAGAGGCATATTTTGTGATTTCACACCTGAAATTTTTGACGGAGAACATTTGGCTAAGGGTATAGCCAAACTTTTGAAGAAAAATGAAAAGGTGCTTATTTGTGACGGGTTAAAAGCCAGTGATGATATAGTCAATGTCTTCAACGAGAATAATATTGAATTTGACAGAGTTCATCTGTATGACACTTTATATACAAGTGAAAATAACGAAATGGTGAAAGAACTAATATATAAAGGTGAACTGAAATATGTAACCTTTACAAGTGCATCTACTGTAGAGGGATTTGTAAAATCAATGGGAGATATAGATACCCATAGCTTAACAGCTATATGCATTGGAAATCAGACTGCAAAGGCTGCTAAAAGGTACAACATTAATTATGTGGTTTCAGATGAAGCAACAATTGAATCAATGATAGATAAATTGGTGGAGGTGTCTAAAGGATGA
- a CDS encoding ABC transporter ATP-binding protein, whose product MDNIIELKGIKKCYDDFVAVKDFNLEVKKGEFVTFLGPSGCGKTTTLRMIAGFELPSEGHILLNGKDISVLPPNKRPINTVFQRYALFPHLNIFDNIAFGLKMKTIETTYTNSKGETVTRREKLSKSEIREKVKRALEIVDLEGFEKRNVSTLSGGQQQRIAIARAIVNEPEILLLDEPLGALDSKMRKEMQLELKAMHEKFGITFIYVTHDQEEALTMSDKVVVMSDGMIQQVGTPEEIYNEPNTVFVADFIGESNIFSGKMSDKKKVSFCNAEFPCLDDFHVGADVDVVIRPEDIEMTAPEKGQIKGTVQSVIFRGMHYDITVQSGNNEVLIKSTKNAVIGEELGLTIEPDGIHVIYAQTNINTYDGVITAIDKVAFADGEFYCDVTKLYPGSKIINNSIIDKDGNKLNVIGKDVKVKIPIAAPAMSDDIDAGGTKGHIISLIYKGDHYHYIVRTKSGEDIHLHDQSLWNENDYVSVLISKENIELSLNVMEA is encoded by the coding sequence ATGGATAACATTATTGAACTAAAGGGTATCAAAAAGTGCTACGATGACTTTGTTGCCGTTAAAGATTTTAATCTTGAAGTTAAAAAGGGCGAGTTTGTCACGTTTTTAGGCCCATCAGGCTGTGGAAAGACCACAACACTTAGAATGATAGCGGGCTTTGAACTCCCTTCTGAGGGACATATTCTTCTCAATGGAAAGGATATCAGCGTACTTCCTCCTAACAAAAGACCTATAAATACAGTTTTTCAAAGGTATGCTCTATTTCCGCATCTGAATATTTTTGACAATATTGCATTCGGACTAAAAATGAAAACAATTGAGACAACATATACGAATAGTAAAGGAGAAACCGTTACACGCAGAGAAAAGCTGTCAAAGTCAGAAATCAGAGAAAAGGTAAAACGTGCATTGGAAATAGTGGATTTGGAAGGCTTTGAAAAGCGTAATGTTTCAACTCTTTCGGGAGGTCAACAGCAGAGAATTGCCATTGCAAGAGCTATTGTAAATGAGCCTGAAATTCTTTTGTTAGATGAACCTCTAGGTGCATTGGACTCAAAGATGCGAAAGGAAATGCAGCTAGAGCTCAAAGCCATGCACGAAAAATTCGGAATTACCTTTATATATGTAACCCATGATCAGGAAGAGGCTCTTACCATGTCGGACAAGGTGGTTGTAATGAGTGACGGCATGATTCAGCAGGTCGGAACACCTGAGGAAATTTATAATGAGCCAAACACTGTATTTGTTGCAGACTTTATTGGAGAGAGCAATATCTTCAGCGGAAAAATGTCAGACAAAAAGAAGGTTAGTTTCTGCAATGCAGAATTCCCATGTCTGGATGATTTTCATGTTGGAGCAGATGTTGACGTTGTTATAAGACCTGAGGATATTGAAATGACAGCTCCTGAAAAGGGACAAATAAAAGGAACTGTTCAGTCTGTTATCTTTAGAGGTATGCACTATGATATTACAGTTCAATCAGGAAATAATGAAGTTCTTATTAAAAGCACTAAAAATGCAGTAATTGGAGAAGAATTAGGGCTTACAATTGAACCAGATGGTATCCACGTTATCTATGCTCAGACAAATATAAATACATATGACGGAGTTATTACGGCAATAGATAAGGTGGCTTTTGCAGACGGTGAATTTTATTGTGATGTAACTAAATTGTACCCTGGGTCAAAAATAATCAATAACAGTATTATAGATAAAGATGGAAATAAGTTGAACGTAATTGGAAAGGATGTAAAGGTTAAGATTCCAATTGCTGCTCCTGCAATGAGTGACGACATCGATGCTGGAGGAACAAAAGGACATATCATTTCTCTTATATATAAAGGAGATCATTACCATTATATTGTCCGTACTAAGAGCGGAGAGGATATTCATCTTCATGACCAGAGCCTCTGGAATGAAAATGACTATGTTAGTGTCTTAATCTCTAAGGAAAACATTGAATTGTCACTAAATGTAATGGAGGCGTAG
- a CDS encoding ABC transporter permease, which yields MKYHFSRKQLCIPYAVFLVCFVIAPLIVILYYAFTNGEGSFTIDNLTGFFTSKNTIGTLFYSVLIAVTTTCTCLLIAYPIAYILARSKMKKKTVLMALFIVPMWVNFTLRILALKEVLTMIEGNLAFHPFLNTIIGMTYDFFPFMILPLYTTLINLDNHVLEAAYDLGAGKIDAFMKVTLPLSLPGIVSGVTMVFLPAMTNYVILDMLYNNTYIMGSLIGSYFNAYDWHSGSMISIVLLLIIFIAMWATNGFTEKESERKSIL from the coding sequence ATGAAATATCATTTTTCGCGTAAGCAGCTGTGTATTCCTTATGCAGTATTTCTAGTATGCTTTGTCATTGCACCGCTTATAGTTATATTATACTATGCCTTTACAAATGGAGAAGGCTCATTTACAATAGACAATTTAACAGGCTTTTTCACCAGTAAAAATACAATAGGAACTCTGTTTTACAGTGTTCTAATTGCGGTAACTACCACCTGTACGTGTTTGTTGATTGCCTATCCCATAGCCTATATACTAGCACGCAGCAAAATGAAGAAAAAGACTGTACTTATGGCTTTATTTATTGTGCCAATGTGGGTTAACTTCACACTTAGGATATTAGCCTTAAAGGAAGTGCTCACTATGATTGAAGGGAATTTGGCGTTTCATCCGTTTTTGAACACCATAATAGGTATGACCTATGACTTTTTCCCATTTATGATTCTTCCATTATATACAACCTTGATAAATCTCGATAACCATGTTTTGGAAGCTGCCTATGATCTTGGTGCAGGCAAAATAGATGCATTTATGAAGGTTACATTGCCACTGTCATTGCCAGGTATTGTAAGCGGTGTAACAATGGTATTTCTGCCTGCTATGACCAACTATGTTATCTTGGACATGCTCTATAATAATACCTATATTATGGGCAGCCTGATTGGAAGTTACTTCAATGCCTATGATTGGCACAGCGGTTCTATGATATCCATTGTATTATTGCTTATAATATTTATAGCTATGTGGGCAACTAATGGATTTACTGAAAAGGAATCAGAGAGGAAGTCAATACTATGA
- the hemB gene encoding porphobilinogen synthase has protein sequence MINRPRRLRGSDTLRKAVRETRMSADSLILPLFIKEGKNIKQEIQSLPNQFHYSPDMVGQAIEEALKNGVKAVLLFGLPENKDEFGTEAFNENGVLQKGIHEIKKNYPEMYVITDVCMCEYTSHGHCGILNGEQVDNDKTLPYLAKIALSHVKAGADMVAPSDMMDGRISAIRMTLDQNGFSDTPIMSYSVKYASAFYGPFREAACSAPAFGNRKGYQMDYHNSREAIKEALLDASEGADILMVKPALSYLDIIKAVKEQTHLPIAAYSVSGEYAMIKAAAGQGLIDEYNVMCESAVSIYRAGADILISYYAKEIAAAIKRGDIG, from the coding sequence ATGATAAATAGACCAAGAAGATTAAGGGGAAGTGACACTCTACGTAAGGCGGTAAGAGAAACAAGGATGTCAGCCGACTCATTAATATTGCCACTTTTTATAAAAGAGGGGAAAAATATAAAGCAGGAGATACAGTCGCTGCCAAATCAATTTCACTATAGTCCTGATATGGTAGGGCAAGCTATTGAAGAGGCTTTGAAGAATGGGGTAAAAGCTGTTCTTCTATTTGGACTTCCGGAGAATAAGGATGAGTTTGGAACGGAGGCTTTTAATGAAAATGGTGTATTGCAAAAGGGCATACATGAAATAAAGAAGAATTATCCTGAAATGTATGTAATAACGGATGTTTGCATGTGTGAGTATACCTCTCACGGACACTGCGGGATTTTAAACGGTGAGCAGGTGGATAATGACAAGACATTGCCTTACTTAGCAAAAATAGCACTGTCACATGTAAAAGCTGGTGCAGATATGGTAGCACCCTCTGATATGATGGACGGAAGAATTAGTGCGATTCGAATGACTTTGGACCAAAATGGGTTTTCTGATACTCCCATTATGTCTTATTCAGTAAAATATGCGTCAGCATTTTATGGGCCATTTCGTGAGGCTGCATGTTCTGCGCCTGCTTTTGGAAACCGCAAGGGCTATCAAATGGACTATCACAATAGCAGGGAGGCTATAAAAGAGGCTCTATTAGATGCTAGTGAGGGTGCAGATATACTTATGGTAAAGCCTGCTCTTTCTTATCTTGATATAATAAAAGCAGTTAAGGAGCAAACTCACCTGCCTATAGCAGCATACAGTGTCAGTGGTGAATATGCAATGATCAAGGCTGCTGCAGGTCAGGGGCTTATTGATGAGTATAATGTAATGTGCGAGAGCGCAGTCAGTATTTACAGGGCTGGTGCAGATATACTCATAAGCTATTATGCAAAGGAAATAGCAGCTGCAATAAAAAGAGGTGATATAGGATAG
- the hemL gene encoding glutamate-1-semialdehyde 2,1-aminomutase produces MNSQELFERAKKVIPGGVNSPVRAFKAVNSNPLFISRAKGSKIYDVEETEYIDYVGSWGPMILGHNNEAILKSVEKAICNGLSFGAPVEAEVQIAELITEMVPGIEMVRMVNSGTEAVMSAIRLARGFTKRDKIIKFEGCYHGHSDSMLVKAGSGVLTAGVPDSMGVPKNVAADTLTAIYNDIASVEKLFAENKNEISAVIIEPVAANMGVIAPKEDFLRELSALCKRNGTLLIFDEVITGFRLAKGGAQEYFGVSADIVTYGKIIGGGMPVGAYAGRREIMECVAPVGGVYQAGTLSGNPVAMAAGLAQLEILRSNEQVYKHINAMAKILGDGIELLAQKYNVPANINRVGSLLCVFFAESVVTNYAEAKKSDTVAYAKYFKSMLKKGIYLAPSQFEAMFVSSAHSEDDIKNTLNAIEGTFMEMSK; encoded by the coding sequence GTGAACAGTCAGGAATTGTTTGAAAGAGCAAAAAAAGTAATACCGGGTGGTGTGAATAGCCCTGTAAGAGCCTTTAAGGCAGTAAACTCAAATCCCTTATTTATAAGCCGGGCGAAGGGCTCAAAAATATATGATGTGGAAGAAACTGAGTATATTGATTATGTTGGCTCATGGGGGCCAATGATTTTAGGACATAACAATGAAGCTATATTAAAAAGTGTTGAAAAAGCTATATGTAATGGACTTAGTTTTGGAGCACCTGTTGAAGCTGAGGTACAGATTGCAGAACTAATAACAGAAATGGTACCAGGCATTGAGATGGTCAGAATGGTGAATAGCGGTACAGAGGCAGTTATGAGTGCTATCCGTCTGGCAAGAGGTTTTACAAAAAGAGATAAAATAATAAAGTTTGAGGGCTGCTATCATGGTCATAGTGACAGCATGCTGGTAAAGGCTGGTTCAGGAGTGCTCACAGCAGGTGTTCCAGACAGTATGGGAGTTCCAAAGAATGTTGCAGCTGATACCTTGACAGCTATATATAATGATATTGCCAGTGTAGAGAAACTCTTTGCTGAAAACAAGAATGAAATTAGTGCTGTTATTATTGAGCCTGTAGCTGCCAATATGGGGGTTATTGCTCCGAAAGAAGATTTTTTAAGGGAACTTTCAGCTTTGTGTAAAAGAAACGGAACCTTGCTTATTTTTGACGAAGTTATTACAGGCTTTCGTTTAGCAAAAGGTGGTGCACAGGAGTACTTTGGAGTCTCTGCGGATATAGTTACCTATGGGAAAATCATTGGTGGAGGGATGCCTGTAGGTGCTTATGCAGGACGGAGAGAGATAATGGAATGTGTAGCACCTGTTGGAGGAGTATATCAAGCAGGAACTCTTTCAGGAAATCCGGTAGCTATGGCAGCGGGACTTGCTCAGCTGGAGATACTAAGAAGTAATGAACAGGTTTATAAACATATCAATGCAATGGCAAAAATACTGGGTGATGGAATAGAACTGTTAGCACAAAAATATAATGTTCCTGCTAATATAAATAGAGTCGGTTCACTGCTTTGTGTATTTTTTGCAGAATCGGTGGTTACAAACTACGCAGAAGCAAAAAAGAGCGATACCGTGGCTTATGCGAAATACTTTAAGAGTATGCTTAAGAAAGGTATTTATCTTGCACCATCACAGTTTGAGGCTATGTTTGTAAGTTCCGCACATAGCGAAGATGACATAAAAAATACTTTGAATGCCATTGAAGGGACTTTTATGGAGATGTCTAAATAA